The genomic interval AATTAACTAAATTATAATTTAATAACCAAAAATAGTCAAGCTATTCATTATTCTTTTGCCATAAGTCCAATTTTTTTATCGTTTCCTCGTCTAATCTTCCTATGAATAACTCGCTTTTTTTCTCCTCTTTACTCCTTCTTTTCATCATCATTCTCTTTTTGTCCTTAATTTCTGCTTCCAGCTCTCTTGCAGAAATTCTGGTTCCACCCCTGGACAAAACTATCTGTTGCTCCATCCAATCGGAAGTGGCTACTCTTATCCGTTTGCTTTTGCCAATATGGTCTAAAACCCTCTCTATGTATTGGTCTGCGGTTTCATTTTCCTTAGTATAGACTACATCCACATCCTTAATGGTTTCCTTCTTGCCAACATTTTTCTTTACCATATGGGCATCGAATACTATAATAACCTTAATCCCAGAATAGTATTGATACTCCGCCATAATCTCTATTAGTTCTTCTCTTGCCACCTCTAAATTCAAACTACTCAGTTCTCTGAGTTCACTCCATGAATTTATAATGTTGTATCCATCAACAAATAGGTATTCTTTATATTTCTTACCTTTTTTGTTCATGGTTCTGCTCTACCACTTCATATATTAATATTGAGGCTGCATTAGATGCATTAAGAGAAGAAACATTACCAAACATAGGAATTTTTACTAGGAAATCGCATTTTTC from Tepidimicrobium xylanilyticum carries:
- a CDS encoding NYN domain-containing protein → MNKKGKKYKEYLFVDGYNIINSWSELRELSSLNLEVAREELIEIMAEYQYYSGIKVIIVFDAHMVKKNVGKKETIKDVDVVYTKENETADQYIERVLDHIGKSKRIRVATSDWMEQQIVLSRGGTRISARELEAEIKDKKRMMMKRRSKEEKKSELFIGRLDEETIKKLDLWQKNNE